One stretch of Bremerella cremea DNA includes these proteins:
- a CDS encoding TAT-variant-translocated molybdopterin oxidoreductase produces the protein MTQQNQKPKYWRSLEQLNNSPEFEQFLKREFPEAAEEAPTGVSRRRWMQLMGASLALTTGAAGCRYPEEQVIGFRYPEEKIAPFSRRPEGRIPGATEKFATTLVAAGKVCPVVATSYDGRPIKIDGNQLHPLVSGADTYAQAMILQLYDPDRSQTPVKYDEKEIKTWENFTDWWNEQAKSLEGAGSSKFAILHQENASPSVLEQMNQLAKRFPQAKWYQYDSLANGETLATEVAFGKALRPQLRIEKADILVDLGADLLGTHITHGYNSLEFGKRRTPETGKMNRLYVIESRFSVTGIAADHRLAVAATQMNSFVADLEQAIDAALENGETKEAPEGKVEKLLAALVNDLISHKGKSMLVGGTYLDDDTLVRIWRINNKLENLGKTIEFIDVPKLSRDNVGTIEQLTADLSAGNVGTLLVLGGNPIYDAPADLDFALALDTSKAKTIYFGDYQNETSKRCTWHLPESHGLEQWGDAIAYDGSYCLTQPLIEPIFNSKDAIQFISLLAGSPVTDTQEAIRHTISGSYASNTSEAAWTKALHDGFIANSASSPVEATFAESLNLGEVDFTAWRAGLGDKLELMFHAGSAPYDGRYANNGWLQELPEPLTKVTWDNVVTVSRKTAEDNNLKQGELLAITANGKTIELPVYIQLNQSHGTLAVGLGYGRTQAGMVGGKVEDGIPTVGVDVGPLRTQESMYLTNAVTIQGTGKMFPLATTQDHFSIDTLGMEEIGRRVGQLVREGTLEEYEEHPNFAEHVVHHPPLESLWETPSYDGHAWGMSIDLSKCTGCNACTIACQSENNIPIVGKEAVSVGREMHWIRVDRYFSFAPGVDPETTPEEDVHSVTQPVTCMQCETAPCESVCPVAATVHSNEGLNDMVYNRCIGTRYCGNNCPYKVRRFNYLDWRASDYRFETANRELAKLIFNPEVTVRNRGVMEKCTYCVQRIQNTKIEARAERRPIGANEIQTACQEACSSQAIEFGDLNNQESKVAKAHANPRAYAMLVELNTKPRTRYLAKIRNPHPWLAPEIEHGHGHGDEEHGHEHGEDEHAHPTSEHTDGEKAAEHPMEKAEEKQ, from the coding sequence ATGACACAACAGAATCAAAAACCGAAATATTGGCGTAGCCTGGAACAGCTCAACAACTCGCCCGAGTTCGAGCAGTTCCTCAAACGCGAATTTCCGGAAGCAGCCGAAGAAGCGCCGACCGGTGTCTCTCGTCGTCGCTGGATGCAGTTGATGGGAGCCTCGCTGGCCCTCACCACCGGTGCCGCTGGCTGTCGCTATCCGGAAGAGCAAGTCATTGGCTTTCGCTATCCGGAAGAGAAGATCGCACCTTTTTCGCGTCGCCCAGAAGGCCGTATCCCTGGGGCTACCGAAAAATTCGCGACTACTTTGGTAGCGGCCGGCAAGGTCTGCCCTGTCGTCGCCACCAGCTACGATGGCCGCCCCATCAAGATCGATGGCAATCAACTTCACCCGTTGGTTTCCGGGGCCGATACGTACGCTCAGGCCATGATCCTGCAACTGTACGATCCCGATCGCAGCCAAACCCCCGTCAAATACGACGAAAAAGAGATTAAGACGTGGGAGAACTTCACGGACTGGTGGAATGAACAAGCCAAGTCGCTAGAAGGTGCTGGCTCGTCCAAGTTCGCAATTCTGCATCAAGAGAACGCTTCTCCCAGCGTCCTTGAGCAAATGAACCAACTAGCCAAGCGTTTCCCGCAAGCCAAGTGGTATCAGTACGACTCGCTTGCCAATGGTGAAACGTTGGCTACGGAAGTCGCCTTTGGTAAAGCTCTGCGTCCTCAGCTACGCATCGAAAAGGCCGATATCCTTGTCGACCTGGGCGCCGACCTGCTTGGCACTCATATTACCCACGGTTACAACAGCTTGGAATTTGGCAAGCGACGCACGCCAGAAACCGGCAAGATGAACCGCTTGTACGTGATCGAAAGCCGCTTCTCGGTTACCGGGATCGCTGCTGATCACCGCCTGGCTGTTGCTGCAACGCAGATGAACAGCTTCGTCGCTGATCTAGAACAGGCTATTGATGCCGCCCTAGAAAACGGCGAAACCAAAGAAGCTCCGGAAGGCAAAGTCGAGAAGCTGTTGGCCGCTCTGGTTAACGACCTCATTAGCCATAAAGGAAAGAGCATGCTCGTCGGTGGTACCTACCTCGACGATGACACGCTCGTCCGCATCTGGCGAATCAACAATAAGCTCGAAAATTTGGGTAAGACGATCGAGTTTATCGACGTGCCCAAACTAAGCCGTGACAATGTTGGCACCATCGAGCAACTTACCGCTGATCTTTCTGCTGGCAACGTAGGTACTTTGCTCGTGCTGGGCGGAAACCCCATTTACGATGCCCCAGCAGATCTTGATTTCGCTTTGGCCTTGGATACCTCGAAAGCCAAGACGATTTATTTTGGCGACTACCAGAACGAGACTTCCAAGCGGTGCACTTGGCACTTGCCGGAATCGCATGGTTTAGAACAGTGGGGGGATGCGATCGCTTACGATGGCAGTTACTGTCTCACCCAACCGTTGATTGAACCGATCTTTAATTCAAAAGACGCGATTCAGTTTATCAGCCTTCTGGCAGGCTCTCCGGTAACCGATACGCAGGAAGCGATTCGCCACACGATTTCTGGTTCCTATGCCAGCAACACCTCGGAAGCTGCTTGGACAAAAGCCCTTCACGATGGTTTCATCGCCAACTCGGCAAGCTCCCCGGTAGAGGCCACCTTCGCCGAAAGTTTAAACCTCGGTGAAGTCGATTTCACCGCATGGCGAGCTGGTTTAGGCGACAAGCTGGAATTGATGTTCCATGCCGGGTCAGCTCCCTACGATGGTCGCTATGCCAACAACGGCTGGCTGCAAGAGTTGCCGGAACCGTTGACCAAGGTGACTTGGGACAACGTGGTCACCGTCAGCCGCAAGACGGCAGAGGACAACAACTTAAAACAAGGCGAACTGCTGGCGATTACCGCTAACGGGAAAACGATTGAACTGCCGGTTTATATCCAGCTCAATCAATCGCATGGCACCCTCGCAGTTGGCCTCGGCTACGGTCGTACCCAAGCAGGTATGGTCGGCGGTAAAGTCGAAGACGGCATTCCAACCGTTGGTGTCGACGTGGGGCCGCTTCGCACCCAAGAGTCGATGTACCTGACCAATGCGGTCACCATCCAGGGGACCGGCAAGATGTTCCCTCTGGCGACCACGCAAGATCACTTCTCGATCGACACGCTCGGTATGGAAGAGATTGGTCGTCGCGTTGGTCAATTGGTCCGCGAGGGGACGCTGGAAGAATACGAAGAGCATCCCAACTTCGCTGAGCATGTCGTCCACCACCCACCACTCGAATCGCTGTGGGAGACCCCTTCTTACGATGGTCACGCTTGGGGTATGTCGATCGACCTCTCGAAGTGTACCGGCTGCAACGCGTGTACGATTGCTTGCCAGTCGGAAAACAATATCCCCATCGTGGGCAAAGAAGCTGTCTCCGTTGGCCGCGAAATGCACTGGATTCGCGTCGATCGCTACTTCAGCTTCGCCCCTGGTGTCGATCCGGAAACGACTCCTGAAGAAGACGTTCATTCGGTAACCCAACCGGTTACCTGCATGCAGTGCGAAACCGCACCGTGCGAAAGCGTCTGCCCGGTTGCCGCCACCGTTCATAGCAACGAAGGGCTCAACGACATGGTTTACAACCGCTGTATCGGAACTCGATACTGCGGGAACAACTGCCCTTACAAAGTTCGCCGCTTCAACTATCTCGATTGGCGTGCCAGCGATTACCGCTTTGAAACAGCCAATCGCGAACTTGCGAAGTTGATCTTCAATCCGGAAGTCACGGTTCGCAATCGTGGTGTGATGGAGAAATGCACCTACTGTGTGCAGCGTATCCAAAACACCAAGATCGAAGCCCGGGCCGAGCGTCGCCCGATCGGTGCCAATGAGATTCAAACCGCATGCCAGGAAGCTTGTTCTTCCCAGGCCATTGAATTTGGTGACTTGAACAACCAAGAAAGTAAAGTCGCCAAGGCACACGCCAATCCTCGTGCTTATGCCATGTTGGTCGAGCTCAACACGAAGCCTCGCACCCGCTACTTGGCAAAAATTCGTAATCCTCATCCCTGGCTGGCCCCTGAAATTGAACATGGGCATGGTCATGGTGATGAGGAACATGGCCACGAGCATGGCGAAGACGAACACGCTCATCCGACGAGCGAGCACACTGACGGCGAGAAGGCCGCAGAGCACCCAATGGAAAAGGCGGAAGAGAAGCAATAA
- a CDS encoding cytochrome c3 family protein encodes MDRFLFPRWVNKFVPLLIGVLLIGGAYGGTVLFVASSPEILNRGYQPKQPVPFSHKLHAGRLKMDCRYCHNTVEKAAHAAVPPTATCGNCHSGKDASGVTPYASVLPESVALEPIRESLASGDSIDWQRVHNLPDFVYFNHSAHVTRGVSCVECHGRVDRMDVVTVVEPISMTWCLECHRNPDAKIRPVEEVTNLAWDAGEEAALIGKKLREELNINPSTNCSTCHR; translated from the coding sequence ATGGACCGGTTTCTATTTCCCCGCTGGGTTAATAAGTTCGTTCCGCTGCTGATCGGCGTGCTCCTAATAGGAGGCGCGTACGGTGGGACAGTGCTCTTTGTAGCCAGTTCCCCCGAGATCCTGAACCGCGGCTATCAACCAAAGCAACCTGTGCCGTTCAGCCACAAGCTGCACGCAGGTCGCTTGAAAATGGACTGCCGCTATTGCCACAACACCGTTGAAAAAGCGGCGCACGCAGCCGTTCCACCAACGGCAACTTGCGGTAACTGCCATAGCGGTAAAGACGCCTCTGGGGTGACACCTTACGCGTCGGTCTTACCAGAGAGTGTTGCCTTAGAACCCATTCGCGAAAGCCTCGCTTCCGGCGATTCCATTGACTGGCAACGCGTTCACAATCTGCCAGACTTTGTTTACTTCAATCACAGTGCTCACGTCACACGTGGTGTTTCCTGCGTGGAATGCCATGGCCGTGTCGATCGTATGGACGTTGTAACCGTGGTCGAGCCTATCTCGATGACTTGGTGCCTAGAGTGCCATCGTAATCCTGATGCCAAGATTCGACCGGTCGAAGAGGTCACCAACCTCGCCTGGGATGCTGGCGAAGAGGCTGCCCTAATCGGTAAAAAACTCCGCGAAGAGCTGAACATTAATCCTTCCACCAACTGCTCGACTTGCCATCGATGA